The following coding sequences are from one Mycoplasma mycoides subsp. capri window:
- the gpmI gene encoding 2,3-bisphosphoglycerate-independent phosphoglycerate mutase, which yields MKVKRPVLLAILDGWGISEPDKGNAVDNANMVFVEYLKKTYPWLKAHASGKWVGLPDNQMGNSEVGHIHLGAGRINLESLAKLNHETKTNNIAKNEEIVKSFEYVKNNNSALHLMGLFSNGGVHSHFDHMIAIYKAAIDYGITNIKFDLITDGRDTKPKLAYDFVKDLLELIKQNNNIGVISSISGRYYAMDRDKRFDRSRIAYNAITNRNNVRSFTNILDYIQQEYMINHDDEMIIPAFNQDDLNGNLKANDAIIMTNFRPDRAIQISSILTNKNYIAWQSEAFSDAEFIGDKIRFVSMMKYSDSITSPHIAYPPKPLTNTLGQYLSKLGLKQLRIAETEKIAHVTFFFDGGNDYFKNGLAKNDEITLANAYIDLIPSAKVATYDLKPQMSAVEITDKLLDEIKKDEFDFIVLNFANCDMVGHTGNNKATEIACKTLDEQLKRIHEEFVLRHNGIMVITADHGNAEIMIDKDGQVNKKHTTSLVPIIITDLNIKLKQNDPAIAKVAPTILDLMNIEIPKEMELESMIDHN from the coding sequence ATGAAAGTAAAAAGACCAGTTTTACTAGCAATTCTAGATGGTTGAGGAATTAGTGAACCTGATAAAGGAAATGCTGTTGATAATGCAAATATGGTATTTGTAGAGTACTTAAAAAAAACTTATCCTTGACTAAAAGCTCACGCTTCAGGAAAATGAGTAGGTCTACCTGATAATCAAATGGGAAACTCTGAAGTTGGACATATTCATTTAGGAGCTGGAAGAATTAATTTAGAATCTTTAGCAAAACTAAATCATGAAACAAAAACTAATAACATAGCAAAAAATGAAGAAATTGTTAAAAGTTTTGAGTATGTAAAAAATAATAATAGCGCTTTACATTTAATGGGATTATTTTCAAATGGTGGTGTTCATTCTCATTTTGATCATATGATAGCTATTTATAAAGCAGCAATTGATTATGGTATTACAAATATTAAGTTTGATTTAATTACTGATGGAAGAGATACTAAACCAAAATTAGCTTATGATTTTGTTAAAGATTTATTAGAATTAATAAAACAAAATAATAATATTGGTGTGATTTCTTCAATTAGTGGAAGATATTATGCAATGGATCGTGATAAAAGATTTGATAGATCACGTATTGCTTATAATGCTATTACTAATAGAAATAATGTTAGATCATTTACAAATATTTTAGATTACATCCAACAAGAATATATGATAAATCACGATGATGAAATGATTATTCCAGCATTTAATCAAGATGATTTAAATGGTAATTTAAAAGCAAATGATGCAATTATTATGACTAATTTTCGTCCAGATAGAGCTATTCAAATTTCATCAATTTTAACTAATAAAAACTATATAGCTTGACAAAGTGAAGCATTTAGTGATGCTGAGTTTATTGGAGATAAAATTAGATTTGTTTCTATGATGAAATATTCAGATAGTATAACTTCACCACATATTGCTTATCCACCAAAACCTTTAACAAATACTTTAGGTCAGTATTTATCTAAACTTGGATTAAAACAATTAAGAATTGCTGAAACTGAAAAAATTGCTCATGTTACTTTCTTTTTTGATGGAGGAAATGACTATTTTAAAAATGGTTTAGCAAAAAATGATGAAATTACTTTAGCTAATGCTTATATTGATTTAATTCCTTCAGCAAAAGTTGCAACTTATGATTTAAAACCACAAATGTCAGCCGTTGAAATTACAGATAAACTATTAGACGAAATTAAAAAAGATGAATTTGATTTTATAGTTTTAAACTTTGCAAATTGTGATATGGTAGGTCATACTGGAAATAATAAAGCCACTGAAATTGCATGTAAAACTTTAGACGAACAATTAAAACGTATTCATGAAGAATTTGTTTTAAGACATAATGGAATTATGGTGATTACAGCAGATCATGGTAATGCTGAAATAATGATTGATAAAGATGGACAAGTAAATAAAAAACATACAACTTCATTAGTTCCAATTATAATTACTGATCTAAATATTAAACTAAAACAAAACGATCCAGCAATTGCTAAAGTTGCTCCAACTATTTTAGATTTAATGAACATTGAAATTCCAAAAGAAATGGAATTAGA
- a CDS encoding HAD-IIB family hydrolase, producing MNKPEIKLLILDMDGTSYYKMGPIIEKNIEPLKRIINKGVKVVFVTGRPVLAKLNSLKHHGLLVDHQLIAGYNAACIYDLSKDQILLSNPISTDQAKKVFDLVTSDKYKNSDIKIWGYVDDLKTVITNKWTQNPSDYHDETVFFDGQVLEYKDIKDDFNFKFFKLLGFDANKEFYDILVNELNFNIATNDNKLAEINKKNVNKKLAVEWFSNYFNIDLKNIAAIGDGMNDWEMINHVGYKVAIKNSVEPIKKIANIYIDKTAEQGAVEEFIKHYILGE from the coding sequence ATGAATAAACCAGAGATTAAGTTATTAATATTAGATATGGATGGGACTAGTTATTATAAAATGGGTCCTATTATAGAAAAAAATATTGAACCATTAAAAAGAATAATAAATAAAGGAGTTAAAGTAGTTTTTGTTACAGGACGACCTGTTTTAGCAAAACTAAATAGTTTAAAACATCACGGTTTGTTAGTTGATCATCAATTAATTGCTGGATATAACGCAGCTTGTATTTATGATTTAAGTAAAGATCAAATTTTATTATCAAATCCAATTAGTACAGATCAAGCAAAAAAAGTATTTGATTTAGTAACTAGTGATAAATATAAAAATAGTGATATTAAAATTTGAGGATATGTTGATGATTTAAAAACTGTAATAACTAATAAATGAACTCAAAATCCAAGTGATTATCATGATGAAACTGTTTTTTTTGATGGTCAAGTTCTTGAATATAAAGATATTAAAGATGATTTTAATTTTAAATTCTTTAAGCTTTTAGGTTTTGATGCAAACAAAGAATTTTATGATATTTTAGTTAATGAATTGAATTTTAACATAGCTACAAATGATAATAAACTAGCAGAAATTAATAAAAAAAATGTTAATAAGAAATTAGCTGTAGAATGATTTTCAAACTATTTTAATATTGATTTAAAAAACATTGCAGCAATTGGTGATGGAATGAATGATTGAGAAATGATAAATCATGTAGGATATAAAGTAGCTATTAAAAACTCAGTTGAACCAATTAAAAAAATAGCAAATATTTATATAGATAAAACAGCTGAACAAGGCGCAGTTGAAGAATTTATTAAACACTATATACTAGGAGAATAA